The following are encoded in a window of Maylandia zebra isolate NMK-2024a linkage group LG5, Mzebra_GT3a, whole genome shotgun sequence genomic DNA:
- the slc2a1b gene encoding solute carrier family 2, facilitated glucose transporter member 1, translated as MDQGKQITLPLLMSVGTAVIGSLQFGYNTGVINAPQEVIENFINQTWYHRYNEPIPKNSLTAVWSIAVSVFSVGGIFGSFSVGLFVNRLGRRNSMLMANILAFISAVLMGFSKMAKSWEMLIVGRFVVGLYCGLSTGFVPMYVGEISPTALRGALGTLHQLGIVIGILIAQIFGLEVIMGNENLWPLLLAFLFIPAVIQCVLLPLCPESPRFLLINKNEENKAKCVLKKLRGTTDVSADMQEMKEESRQMMREKKVTILELFRSPLYRQPLLIAVMLQLSQQLSGINAIFYYSTSIFAKAGVEQPVYATIGAGVVNTAFTVVSLFVVERAGRRSLHLLGLLGMAGSAILMTIAMALLEQLKWMSYVSIVAIFAFVAFFEIGPGPIPWFIVAELFSQGPRPSAIAVAGFSNWTANFIVGMGFQYGASACGPYVFVIFTVLLVIFFIFTYFKVPETKGRTFDDIAAGFRQTAAMAEKHTPEELNSLGADSQL; from the exons GTTATTGAGAACTTCATCAATCAAACGTGGTATCACCGTTACAATGAGCCCATTCCCAAAAACTCCCTGACAGCTGTGTGGTCCATCGCTgtttctgtcttctctgtcgGTGGCATCTTTGGTTCATTCTCAGTAGGACTCTTTGTTAACCGCTTGGGAAG GAGGAACTCTATGCTCATGGCCAATATTCTGGCTTTTATCTCGGCCGTTCTGATGGGTTTTTCAAAGATGGCAAAGTCGTGGGAAATGCTCATCGTTGGCCGTTTTGTGGTTGGGCTGTACTGTGGCCTCTCCACAGGTTTTGTGCCCATGTATGTGGGTGAAATTTCCCCAACAGCCCTACGAGGAGCCCTGGGCACGCTACACCAGCTGGGCATTGTCATTGGAATCCTCATTGCACAG ATATTTGGATTGGAAGTGATCATGGGAAACGAGAACTTGTGGCCTCTCCTCCTGGCTTTCCTCTTCATCCCTGCTGTGATACAGTGCGTCCTGCTGCCTCTCTGCCCAGAGAGCCCCCGATTCCTGCTCATCAACAAGAACGAAGAGAACAAGGCCAAATGCG TGCTGAAGAAGCTCCGGGGCACCACTGATGTGAGTGCTGACATGCAGGAAATGAAGGAGGAGAGCCGGCAGATGATGAGGGAGAAGAAGGTGACCATCCTGGAGCTTTTCCGCTCACCCCTCTACCGTCAGCCCCTGCTCATTGCTGTCATGCTGCAGCTctcccagcagctgtctggtATTAACGCT attttCTACTACTCCACTAGTATCTTTGCGAAAGCTGGAGTTGAGCAGCCCGTTTATGCGACCATTGGAGCCGGTGTGGTTAATACAGCTTTCACTGTGGTGTCG cTGTTTGTCGTAGAACGAGCAGGACGCAGGTCTTTGCACCTACTGGGGCTGCTGGGAATGGCTGGATCAGCCATCCTCATGACTATTGCTATGGCTCTGCTG GAGCAACTCAAATGGATGTCTTATGTAAGCATTGTAGCCATTTTTGCCTTCGTGGCATTCTTTGAGATCGGGCCGGGTCCCATCCCTTGGTTCATCGTGGCAGAGTTGTTCTCACAGGGACCCAGGCCTTCAGCCATTGCTGTCGCTGGTTTTTCCAACTGGACTGCAAACTTTATAGTGGGAATGGGCTTCCAGTATGGTGCG AGCGCGTGCGGTCCCTACGTCTTTGTCATTTTCACTGTGCTACTGGTCATATTCTTCATCTTCACTTACTTCAAAGTGCCAGAGACCAAGGGCCGGACATTTGATGATATCGCGGCCGGCTTCCGTCAGACTGCTGCCATGGCAGAGAAGCACACACCGGAGGAGCTCAACAGCCTGGGAGCCGATTCGCAGCTCTGA